AGCGGCGCCCGCTGGGACGTCGACCACCGCCCGGCCGGACCGCATCTGGAGCGGGCGTTCTCACCGAGCTCGCTGGCCTCCGCCGTCGCCGAGCAGGTCGGGGCGCACGGACCGGTGCAGACCGTCTCGACGGGCTGCACCTCCGGCCTCGACGCGATCGGCTACGCCTTCCACTCCATCGAGGAGGGCCGCGTCGACGTGTGCGTGGCAGGCGCGTCGGACTCGCCGATCACCCCGATCACGGTGGCGTGCTTCGACGCCATCAAGGCGACCTCCGCCAACAACGAGGACCCGGGGCACGCCTCCCGGCCCTTCGACTCCCGCCGCGACGGCTTCGTGATGGGCGAGGGCGGAGCCGTGCTCGTCCTGGAGGAGCTGGAGCACGCCCGCGCCCGGGGCGCGACGGTGTACTGCGAGATCGCGGGCTACGCGACCTTCGGCAACGCCTACCACATGACCGGGCTGACCCCGGAGGGCCTGGAGATGGCCGAGGCCATCAACCGGGCGCTCGGCCACGCCAGGATCGACGCGTCGGACATCGACTACGTCAACGCGCACGGCTCGGGCACCAAGCAGAACGACCGGCACGAGACCGCCGCCGTGAAGCGGGCCCTCGGCGCGCACGCCCACGACGTGCCGATGAGCTCCATCAAGTCGATGGTCGGCCACTCGCTCGGAGCGATCGGGGCGATAGAGATCGCGGCCTGCGTACTCGCGCTGGTCCACCAGACGGTCCCGCCGACGGCCAACTACGAGTCGCCGGACCCCGAGTGCGACCTCGACTACGTGCCGCGTACCGCACGTCCGCTGAAGCTGCGCAGTGTTCTCTCGGTCGGCAGTGGCTTCGGCGGCTTCCAGTCCGCTGTCGCCCTGACCAGAACCGGTGGGAGGACATCATGAGTACCGACAAGTCCCTGCGCACCGTCGTGACCGGCATCGGCGTCGTCGCCCCCAACGGCACGAGCACCGAAGCCTTCTGGAAGCGGACGCAGGAGGGTATGAGCGTCCTGGGCCGGGTCACCCGCGAAGGGTGCGAGGAGCTCCCGCTCCGTGTGGCCGGCGAGGTCCGGGGCTTCGACCCGGTCAGCCTCATCGAGGAGCGCTACCTCGTCCAGACCGACCGGTTCACGCACTTCGCGATGGCCGCGGCGGACATGGCCCTGGACGACGCCCGGCTGGGGCGCGCCGACTACGAGGACAAGCCGTTCAGCGTGGGCGTGGTGACGGCTGCCGGGTCCGGCGGCGGCGAGTTCGGCCAGCGCGAGCTGCAACGGCTGTGGGGCCAGGGCTCCAAGTACGTCGGCCCCTACCAGTCCATCGCCTGGTTCTACGCCGCGAGCACCGGCCAGATCTCCATCCGGGGCGGCTTCAAGGGGCCGTGTGCGGTGGTGGCCAGCGACGAGGCCGGCGGCCTGGACGCCCTGGCCCACGCCGCCAGGTCCGTCCGGCGCGGCACCGACGCGGTGGTGGTCGGCGCGGCGGAGGCACCGCTCGCGCCGTACTCCGTCGTCTGCCAGCTCGGCTACCGGGACCTGAGCGCGTGCGAGGACCCGACCCGGGCCTACCGCCCGTTCACCTCGGACGCCTGCGGATTCGTGCCCGCCGAGGGCGGCGCGATGTTCGTGGTCGAGGAGGAGAACGCCGCCCGGGAGCGCGGTGCCCGGGTCAGGGCCGAGATCGCCGGTCACGCCGCCACCTTCACCACCGCGATGCGCTGGGAGGAGTCCCGCGAGGGCCTCGCCCACGCCATCGAGGGGGCGCTGCGGGAGGCCGGCTGCGCGCCCGAGGAGATCGACGTGGTCTTCGCGGACGCCCTCGGGGTCCCGGCCGCCGACCGGGCCGAGGCGCTGGCACTGGCCGACGCGCTCGGCGCGCACGGCGGGCGGGTGCCGGTGACGGCGCCCAAGACCGGCACCGGGCGGGCGTACTGCGGTGCCCCCGTGCTGGACGCGGCCGCCGCCGTACTCGCCATGGAGAACGGCCTGGTCCCGCCCACGCCCAACGTGTTCGAGGTGTGCCACGACCTCGACCTCGTCACCGGACGGGCCCGTCCCGCGGAACTGCGGACCGCGCTCGTGCTCAGCCGCGGCCTCATGGGCTCCAACGCGGCGATGGTGCTGCGCCGGCCCGCCGGCCGCGGCGCGTGAGAGCCCACCGATACCCCTCGTGAGAAGGAGAGCCCCTCATGACCGACCGACTGACCTACGACGAACTCGCCGTCCTGATGAAGAAGGGCGCCGGACTGACCGTCGACCCCCGGGAGATGGAGAACCGCTCCGGCGCCGCCTTCGACGAGTTCGGCCTCGACTCCCTGGGCCTGCTCGGCATCGTCGGCGTGCTGGAGAACCGGCACGGACAGCCGCTGCCGGCCGACGCCGACCGGTGCAAGACGCCCCGCGAGTTCCTCGACCTCGTCAACAACAGCCTCATGACAGGAGCCTGACGTGTCCGGACACACCGAGAACGAGATCGTCATCGCCGCCCCCCTGGACCTCGTCTGGGACATGACGAACGACCTCGCGAACTGGCCCGACCTGTTCAGCGAGTACGCCGCAGTCGAGATCATCGAGCGCGACGGCGAGCGGACCACCTTCCGCCTGACCATGCACCCCGACGACAACGACAAGGTGTGGAGCTGGGTCTCCGAGCGCACCACCGACCGGCGCGGGCGCAAGGTCCGGGCCCGTCGCGTGGAGCCCGGCCCGTTCCAGCACATGGACATCCACTGGGAGTACTCCGAGGTCCCCGGCGGAACCCGCATGCACTGGGCGCAGGACTTCGCGATGCGCCCGGACGCCCCGGTCGACGACGCGTGGATGACCGACAACATCAACCGCAACTCGCGCGTCCAGATGGAGCTCATCCGGGACAAGATCGAGCAGCGCGACCGTGAGCGCCGTTCGGCGTCCGTCACGGCCGGCTGACGTCCCGTCCGCCGACGGTCCGGCCACCCGGCCCCGCGCCGGGTACCGGGCCGGGTACCAGAAAGGCACCACCCGATGCACCACGCACTGATCGTCGCCCGGATGGCACCGGGGTCGGCGCCGGACATCGCCGAACTCTTCGCCGCCTCCGACAGCAGCGAGCTGCCGCACCTGGTCGGCGTCACCCGGCGCAAGCTCTTCCAGTTCGGCGACGTCTACCTGCACATGATCGAGTCCGAGCGGCCGCCCGGCCCGGAGATCGCCAAGGTGACCGAGCACCCGGCGTTCAAGGACATCAGCGACCGGCTCACCGCCTTCGTCAGCCCGTACGACCCGCAGACCTGGCGGGGCCCCAAGGACGCGATGGCCCACGAGTTCTACCGCTGGGAGAGCGGCGCCTCCGCCTGACGACGGCGAATCGCCCCGGGCCCGGCCGCAAGGCCGGGCCCGGGGCGATTCGCGTGCTGCCCGGGGGTGTGCTCCCGGAGCGGCGGAATCAGTCCGGGACCACGCATTCGAAGGCGTGGAGGTAGGGGTTGACCTGCCGGATCTCCCCGATGAGCAGACCCGCATCGGACAGCCGGTCCACCAGACTCTGCCGGGTGTGCTTGGCACCGCCGACGTTCAGCAGGAGAAGCAGGTCCATGGCGGTGGTGAACCGCATCGACGGCGTGTCGTCCACGAGGTTCTCGATGACGACGACCCGGGCCCCGGGACGCGCCGCCGCGACGACGCTGCGCAACGCCCGGCGGGTGCTGTCGTCGTCCCACTCCAGGATGTTCTTGATGATGTAGAGGTCGGCCGCCACCGGGATGCCCTCACGGCAGTCCCCGGCCACGATGGCCGCCCGGCCGGCCAGCTGACCGCCGTCCCGCAGGCGTTCGTCGGCCCGTGCCACCACACCGGGCAGATCCATCAGGGTGCCGCTCACCGAGGGGTGCTTCTCCAGCAGGCTCGCCAGTACGTGCCCCTGGCCGCCGCCGATGTCGGCGACCACGGACACCCCGGTGAGGTCGAGGAGGGCCGCGACGTCCAGCGCGGACTGCACGCTGGACGTGGTCATGGCCCGGTTGAACACTTGGGCCGACTCGTGGGCGTTCTGGTGGAGGTAGTCGAAGAACTCCTTGCCGTGCACGTCCTCGAAGACATTGCGCCCCGAGCGCACCGCGTCGTCCAGGCGCGGCCAGACCTCCCAGGTCCAGGGCTCGGTGCACCAGAGCGAGATGTAGCGGAGGCTGTTCGGGTCGTCCTCGCGCAGCAGCCGTGACATCTCGGTGTGGGCGAACGTGCCGTCCGGGGTCTCGGTGAAGACGCCGTAGCAGGACAGGGCGCGCAGCAGGCGCTCCATCGGTGCCGGCTCGGTCTTCACCGCCGCGGCCAGCTCGGCCGCGGTGGCCGGCGTCTCGCCCAGCGCGTCGGCGACACCGAGCCGGCAGGCGGCACGCACCGCGGCGGCGCAGGCGGCACCGAACACGATCTCGCGCAGTCGCATCGCGGGCTGCGGGGCGGCCGAGGGCGGGTCGGGAGCGGTGGCGGGGGTGGGGGTGGTACTCACGGTGGTCATGCCGTCTCGCTTCTCCTCGTACGGGGGCGCACCGGTCAGCACATTCCGGCCGGTGCGGACGTCGTGCAGACATTGCCGGTGAAGTCGTTGCCCGTGCCGGTGTCCTCGTTGGCCAGGTCGGCCGGCCGGTTGCCCGTGACCACGTTGCCGGTGATGGTGTTGTCGGTGTTCTTCGCTCCGACGAAGCTCTTGAACAGCACGACGCCGCCCGAGAGCGGTGTGGCACCCACGTTGTCCCGGATCACGTTGGAGCGCACCTGGGTGGTCTCGGTGCCGGTGAGGACGATGCCGGAGCCCTGGAGCGCGGGCAGCCGGTCGGTGGCGGCGCAGAACTTGTTGTTCCCGGTGATCCGGTTGGACCGGATGGTCATGGCGCCGGCCTTCGGCGTTCCCTCGTCGCCGACGACGAACACGCCGGTGCAGTTGGCGGTGAGGGTGTTGTCGTGGACGAGCAGGTTCCGCACGCGGCGTGCGGTGAACCCGATCCGGTTGTCGGTGAGTGTGTTGCCCCGGACACGGGTGCCCCGGGTGTCGGTCGCGCCGCCCTCCTCGTCGACGCTGTTGGCGACGAAGATGCCCGCGTCGCCGTTGGCGCGGGCGGTGTTGTCACGGAGGTCGGAGCGGGTGGAGCGCTGCTCGGCGATGCCCCAGGTGCCGTTGGACCGGGCGGCCACGTCCCGGACCTCCAGCCGGTCCGTCCAGGACGCCCAGACGCCGTTCCTGGCGAACCCGGTGACCGCGAGGGACCGGACGGACACGCCGTCCACGGTGTGCTGGGCCGTGCCCAGGACGCAGACGCCGTTGCCGGCCTTCGCGCACGCGTTGTCCGGCTGCGCGCGCCCGGTGCCCGGCACGATGACCGTACGGTCCCCGGAGCCGCGCAGGGTCAGGCCCGGCGTGCTGATCAGCACGCTCTCGCGGTAGGTGCCTGGCCGGACGACGATGGTGTCACCCGGCCGTGCGGCGTCCACGGCGGCCTGGATCGACTGGCCCGGATACACCACACGGCCGCCGGCCGCAGCGGCCGAGGCCGTCGGCACGGCCGCGCCCAGTCCGGCGGCCGAGACGGCTGCGATGCTCACGAGGCATGTGAAGTGTCGTTTCCTCATGAGCCGACGCTATGGGCGATCACCCCCCGATGCCACGCAGGGTGAGCGGTTGGGCACCGGACGTGCCCGAATGGCTTACGCGGTGCCCCGCGGGCCGTGTCCGCCGCGCACGCGGGGCCGCGCACTCGGGTGATACGGGCGCTCGTCCACCGCTCCCGGCTCAGGCCTCGGCCGGGCCTGCGGGGGCGACGACCGAGCGCGCCCAGCGGTAGTCCGCCTTGCCGCTCGGGGAGCGCCGGATCTGCGGGGCGATCACCAGGTGCCGGGGGATCTTGTAGCCGGCCAGCCGGGTCCGGCAGTGCGCCTGGACGTCGTCGAGCGAGGGGGTGTCGGCGCCTTCGCGCAGCTGCACCACGGCGGCGACCTGGCTGCCCCAGCGTGCGTCGGGCGCGCCGGCGACCAGCGCGTCGTACACGTCCGGATGGGCCTTGAGTGCCTGCTCGACCTCCTCGGGATACACCTTCTCGCCCCCGGTGTTGATGCACTGAGACCCCCGCCCGAGCACGGTCACGATGCCCTCGGCGTCGACCGTGGCCATGTCCCCGAGCAGCACCCACCGCTCCTCGCCCTTGCGGAAGAACGTCTCGGCCGTCTTGCGCGGGTCGTTGTAGTAGCCGAGCGGTACGTGACCGCGCTGGGCTATCCGCCCCGGCACGCCCGGCGCCGCGAGCTCGAAGGTTGCCGGATCGACCACCGCGGTACGGGAGTTCATCCGCAGCCGGAAGCCGTTCTTCGGCCCGGAGTCGGCCGTCGCGGTGCCGTTGAAGCCGGACTCCGACGAGCCGAAGTTGTTCAGCAGCATCACGTTGGGCACCAGTGCCTGGAACTCCGCCCGCACCGAGTCGGACATCACGGCGCCCGAGCTGGAGACGGAGAACATCGACGAGCAGTCGGTGCCCTTCAGGGGTCCCTTCAGGGCGTCGATCAGCGGCCGCAGCATCGCGTCGCCGACCAGCGACACGCTGGTGACCTTCTCCCGCTCGATCGTGCGAAGGACCTCGTGCGGCACGAACTTGCGGTGCAGCACGACCCGCTGCCCGAAGTTGAAGCCGATGAACGCCGTGAGCGTCGAGGTGCCGTGCATCAGCGGGGGAGTGGGGAAGAAGGTGATGCCCTCCCCGCCCGCCGCGACCCGCTCGGCCAGCTCCTGCGGGGTCTTCACCGCCTCACCGGTCGGCGCGCCGCCGCCGAGGCCGGAGAAGAAGAGGTCCTCCTGGCGCCACATCACGCCCTTGGGCATGCCCGTGGTGCCGCCCGTGTAGATGATGAACTGGTCGTCGGGCGAGCGGGGGGCGAAGCCGCGCCCCGGATCCCCCTCGGCCTCGGCCGCCGCGAAGGCGACGGCGTCCGGACCCGCGACCCCCTGTTCGGACGCTCCCACCCGGATGAGATGGCGGAGCTCGGGCGCCTGCGGCGCGGCCGCCGCGACGCGCTCGTCGAACTCGGCGTCGAAGACGAGTGCCGCCAGGTCCGCGTCCCGGTAGAGGTAGACCAGTTCCTCCTCCACGTAGCGGTAGTTGACGTTGACCGGGACGATGCGGGCCTTCAGGCAGGCCAGGACCGTCTGGAGGTACTCGACGCCGTTGTACAGGTGCAGCCCCAGGTGCTCGCCGGGGGCGATGCCGGCCTCGGTCAGATGATGGGCGACGCGGTTCGCCGCCGCGTCGAGCTCCGCGTAGGTGAGCCGGCGCTCGGCGCCCGTCCCCGGGTGGTCGAGGTAGACGAGCGCCTCGCGTTCCGGGACAGCGTCCACGACCGATTCGAACAGGTCGGCAAGGTTGTACTCCACCGTTCCTCCTGACCCCGGTTGCTGAGTGGCCCGGCGGTCATTAGAGCGCCGACCGGCACAAGTGGGAAGGGGGCCCGGCGAAGAAAACTGACTGACTGTCAGAAAACTATTGAACTGCCTCCCCGACTACTGCAACCTGTTCTAGCCTTACGACGGGAGACAGACCATGGGCGGTACGGAACACCTCACCGTGCAGCGCGAAGGCGCCACACTGGTGCTCACCTTGAACAGGCCGGAAGCCAAGAACGCGCTCTCGCTGCCGATGCTGGTCGGCCTGTACGACGGCTGGCTGGCCGCCGACGCGGACGACGGGATCCGCTCCGTCGTCCTCACCGGCTCCGGCGGCTGCTTCTGCGCCGGCATGGACCTCAAGGCCCTCGCGGGCGGCTCCATGGACGGCGAGCAGTACCGGGACCGGATGAAGGCCGATCCCGATCTGCACTGGAAGGCCATGCTGCGTCACCACCGCCCCCGCAAACCGGTCATCGCCGCGGTCGAGGGCCACTGCGTGGCGGGCGGCACCGAGATCCTCCAGGGCACCGACATCCGCATCGCGGGGGAGAGCGCCACCTTCGGCCTCTTCGAGGTCAGGCGCGGGCTCTTCCCCATCGGCGGCTCCACCGTCCGGCTGCCCCGCCAGATCGCCCGGACCCACGCACTGGAGATGCTGCTCACCGGCCGCCCGTACGACGCCCGCGAGGCGGCGGCGATCGGACTGATCGGCCGGGTCGTCCCCGACGGCACCGCGCTGGAAGCGGCCCTCGCGGTCGCCGAACAGATCAACGCCTGCGGCCCGCTCGCCGTCGAAGAGGTCAAGGCGTCGGTGTACGAGAGCGCCGAGATGACCGAGACCGACGGCCTGGCCGCCGAACTCAAGCGCGGCTGGCCGGTCTTCGCCACCGCCGACGCCAAGGAGGGCGCCCGCGCCTTCGCCGAGAAGCGCCCGCCCGTCTACCGGCGGGCCTAGGCCGTGTCCGTAGCCAAGGAGGCAACCGTGCCCGACGTCCTCAGCGCACCGCTGGTGGTCGAATTCCCCTTCACCCGCTCCCTCGGACCGGTCCAGAGCGCGTTCCTCACCGGACTGCGCGAACGCACCGTGCTGGGTGTGCGGACCGGCGACGGAAAGGTCCTGGTCCCACCCGTCGAGTACGACCCCGTCACCGCGGAGGAGATCCACGACCTGGTCGAGGTCGCCGCCACCGGCGCCGTCACCACCTGGGCCTGGAACCAGCACCCCCGCCGCGACCAGCCCCTGGACACCCCCTTCGCCTGGGTGCTCGTCCGCCTCGACGGAGCCGACACCGCGCTCCTGCACGTCCTGGACGCACCCGGCCCCGAGGCCGTCCGCACCGGCATGCGCGTCCGCGTCCGCTGGGCCGAAGGCCGCACCGGAGCCATCACGGACATCGCCTGCTTCGAGCCGTTCGACAGCGAACCCGGCGAAACCTCCCCGCACGACGGCAAGTTCGACGAGCCCGTCACCGGGATCGTCACCCCCGCCCGCCTCGACTACACCTACTCCCCGGGCCGCGCCCAGAGCGCCTACCTGGAAGCCCTGGCGGACCGGCGGGTCGTCGGCGAGCGCTGCCCGTCCTGCCGCAAGGTGTACGTACCACCGCGCGGCGCCTGCCCCACCTGCGGCGTCGCCACCGACGAACGGGTCGAGGTCGGACCCCGCGGCACGGTCACCACCTACTGCGTCGTCAACATCAAGGCCAAGAACCTCGACATCGAGGTCCCCTACGTCTACGCGCACATCGCCCTGGACGGCGCCGACCTCGCCCTGCACGCACGGATCGGCGGCATCCCCTACGACCAGGTGCGGATGGGCCTGCGCGTCGAACCCGTATGGACCGAGGGAAGCCGCCACCCCGACCACTACCGGCCGACCGGTGAACCGGACGCCGACTACGACGCGTACAAGGAGCTGGTCTAGATGCGGGACGTAGCGATCGTCGCCTTCGCGCAGACCGACCATCTGCGCCGCACCGACGAACTCTCCGAAGTCGAGATGCTGATGCCCGTCCTGCACCAGGTCCTCGACGCGACAGGCCTGCGGACCAGCGGCATCGACTTCACCTGCTCCGGCTCCAGCGACTACCTCGCCGGCCGCGCCTTCTCCTTCACCATGGCGCTCGACGGCGTCGGCGCGCACCCGCCGATCTCCGAGTCCCACGTCGAGATGGACGGGGCCTGGGCCCTGTACGAGGCCTGGGTGAAGATCCAGACCGGCGAGGCGGACACCGCACTCGTCTACGCCTACGGCAAGTCCTCGCCCGGCCAGGTGCGCGACGTACTCACCCGCCAGCTCGACCCCTACTACACCGCCCCGCTCTGGCCCGACTCCGTCGCACTCGCCGCCCTCCAGGCCCAGGCGCTCATCGACGCGGGCGACACCGACGAGAGCGCGCTCACGGCCATCGCCACCCGCAGCCGCGCGGCCGCGGCGGACAACCCGCACGCCCAGCTCAGCGGCGAAGTGCCGGCCGGTGACTACCTCGTGCGGCCGCTGCGCACCGGCGACTGCCCGCCCATCGGTGACGGCGCCGCCGCCGTGATCCTCGCCGCCGGCGACACCGCGCGGGCGCTGTGCGAGCGGCCCGCCTGGATCCGCGGCATCGACCACCGCATCGAGGCCCACGGCCTCGGGGTGCGCGAGCTGACCGAGTCACCGTCGACCCGGCTCGCCGCCGAACGCGCCGGGGTCTTCGAACGGCCCGTCGACACCGCCGAGCTGCACGCCCCGTTCAGCTCCCAGGAAGTGGTGCTGCGCAAGGCGCTCGGCCTCGGGGACGAGGTCAGCGTCAACCCGTCCGGCGGCGCGCTCGCCGCCAACCCGGTGATGGCCGCCGGGCTGATCCGCCTCGGTGAGGCCGCCGCCCGCATCCACCGCGGCGAGTCCGACCGGGCGCTCGCCCACGCCACGTCCGGCCCCTGCCTCCAGCAGAACCTGGTCGCCGTCCTCGAAGGGGAGAGCACCCATGCCTAAGGAGCCCGTGGCCGTCGTCGGCGTCGGCCAGACCAAGCACGTCGCCGCCCGCCACGACGTCTCGCTCGCCGGACTCGTCCGCGAGGCCGCCGTCGCCGCCCTGAAGGACGCCGGACTGACCTGGGCGGACATCGACGCCGTGGTCATCGGCAAGGCCCCCGACTTCTTCGAGGGCGTGATGATGCCGGAGTTGTACCTGGCCGACGCCCTCGGCGCGGTCGGCAAACCCATGCTCCGGGTCCACACCGCGGGCTCCGTCGGCGGCTCGACGGCCCTCGTCGCCGCCAACCTCGTCGCCGCCCGGGTGCACCGCACCGTTCTCACCCTCGCCTTCGAGAAGCAGTCCGAGTCCAACGCGATGTGGGGCCTCTCGCTGCCCATCCCGTTCCAGCAGCCGCTGCTCGCCGGCGCGGGCGGGTTCTTCGCCCCGCACGTGCGCGCCTACATGCGCCGCACCGGCGCGCCCGACACCGTCGGCTCGCTCGTCGCGTACAAGGACCGGCGCAACGCGCTGAAGAACCCGTACGCGCACATCCACGACCCCGGCATCACCCTGGAGAAGGTCCAGTCGGCGCCGATGCTCTGGGACCCGATCCGCTACTCGGAGACGTGCCCGTCATCCGACGGGGCCTGCGCGATGATCCTCACCGACCGGGCGGGCGCCGGGCGGTCACCGCACCCGCCCGCCTGGGTGCACGGCGGTGCGATGCGCAGCGAACCGACCCTCTTCGCCGGCAAGGACTTCGTCTCGCCGCAGGCCGGCAAGGACTGCGCCGCCGACGTCTACCGGCAGGCCGGGATCAGTGACCCCCGCCGGGAGATCGACGCCGTCGAGATGTACGTCCCGTTCTCCTGGTACGAGCCGATGTGGCTGGAGAACCTCGGCTTCGCGGACGAGGGAGAGGGCTGGAAGCTCACCGAGGCCGGCGTCACCGAACTCGACGGCGACCTGCCGGTGAACCCCTCGGGCGGAGTGCTCTCCACCAATCCCATCGGCGCCTCCGGCATGATCCGCTTCGCCGAGGCGGCCCTCCAGGTACGCGGCGGAGCGGGGGAGCACCAGGTGGACGGCGCCCGCCGGGCGCTCGGCCACGCCTACGGGGGCGGGGCGCAGTTCTTCTCGATGTGGCTGGTCGGAGCCGAACCGCCCACGCGCTGACCGCGCGCCGTCCCGGGCGGGCCACCGAGTCCCGTGGCCCGTCCGGCAGGCGGCCCGCTCACGGCCACAGCAGCTCGCGCATCCAGCCGCCCTGCTGGAAGCGGTAGTTGAGCCGGGTGTGCTTGCGCTGCGGATCTCCCTGCCAGAACTCCACGCTCTGCGGCCGCACGGTGTGCAGCGTCCAGTCCGGCGGTACGAGATCCGGCTCCCGCTCCAGCCGCTCCAGCGACCGGCGCACGGCCGCGTCGCGCTCGGCGGGGTCACTCAGCGGGCTGCTCCGGCGGCCGACGAGCGTCTCCGCCCTCGCCGCCGCACCGCGGGCCCGGAAGTCGGCGGCGCTCAGCTCGGCGCTCTCCGCTGTCACCGGGCCGCGCACCCTGACCTGCCGGGCCAGCGGCGACCAGTAGAACGTGAGCGCGGCGAAGGGCCGGACCGCCAGATCGCGCCCCTTGACGCCGCCCGAGTCCGAGGCGAACTGCCAGCCCTGTGCCGTGACGTCCTTGAGGATGAGGGTGCGGGCCGTCGGATTCCCGTCCGCGCCCGCCGTGGACAGGGTCATCGCATGCGGCTCCCGCACCCCGGCGCCCATCGCGTGCAGCAGCCACTGGGTGAACAGCTCGGCCGGGTCCTCCGGCGTAGTCCGAGGATCGAAAACGGGCAACTCGCCCTCGAACACCTCGATGTCGCGCAGCAGCTTCCGCAGTCCGGTCATGCCGTCCTCTCCGTGGTGCCGCGATGACCGCACCAGCGGACGGCCTTCGGCTAATGGTTCAGCGCGACGCTACCATTAGCGACATGCCTGACAGCAGCACGCCCGACAGCCGGACCGCCGGAACCCGGCTCGCGCTCGATCTGACCCTCACGATCCGGCACGACGGGCAGGGCGGGGTCGCGGACGACCTCGACAGCCCGGCCGGCCTGACCCGGTGGGTCCGCGAACGGCCGGACCTGCTCGCCCGGGTCCGGGCCCCCGCCGGCTGGACGGCGAACGGCGCGGACCTCGCCGCCGTACGGTCCCTGCGCGATGCCGCACGGGCGCTCTTCGCGCGTGCGGTGCGCCCCGGTGACCCGAGCCCCGCCGACGCGGCACGGCTGATCCCCGTCGAGACGGCGCTCGGCCGGCTGAACGGGGCCGCCGCGGCCGTGCCCGCCGTGCCGCGCCTGGAGTGGCCGCGGGGCGGGGAACCCGTCGCC
This window of the Streptomyces sp. 840.1 genome carries:
- a CDS encoding Zn-ribbon domain-containing OB-fold protein translates to MPDVLSAPLVVEFPFTRSLGPVQSAFLTGLRERTVLGVRTGDGKVLVPPVEYDPVTAEEIHDLVEVAATGAVTTWAWNQHPRRDQPLDTPFAWVLVRLDGADTALLHVLDAPGPEAVRTGMRVRVRWAEGRTGAITDIACFEPFDSEPGETSPHDGKFDEPVTGIVTPARLDYTYSPGRAQSAYLEALADRRVVGERCPSCRKVYVPPRGACPTCGVATDERVEVGPRGTVTTYCVVNIKAKNLDIEVPYVYAHIALDGADLALHARIGGIPYDQVRMGLRVEPVWTEGSRHPDHYRPTGEPDADYDAYKELV
- a CDS encoding thiolase domain-containing protein, with amino-acid sequence MRDVAIVAFAQTDHLRRTDELSEVEMLMPVLHQVLDATGLRTSGIDFTCSGSSDYLAGRAFSFTMALDGVGAHPPISESHVEMDGAWALYEAWVKIQTGEADTALVYAYGKSSPGQVRDVLTRQLDPYYTAPLWPDSVALAALQAQALIDAGDTDESALTAIATRSRAAAADNPHAQLSGEVPAGDYLVRPLRTGDCPPIGDGAAAVILAAGDTARALCERPAWIRGIDHRIEAHGLGVRELTESPSTRLAAERAGVFERPVDTAELHAPFSSQEVVLRKALGLGDEVSVNPSGGALAANPVMAAGLIRLGEAAARIHRGESDRALAHATSGPCLQQNLVAVLEGESTHA
- a CDS encoding thiolase domain-containing protein yields the protein MPKEPVAVVGVGQTKHVAARHDVSLAGLVREAAVAALKDAGLTWADIDAVVIGKAPDFFEGVMMPELYLADALGAVGKPMLRVHTAGSVGGSTALVAANLVAARVHRTVLTLAFEKQSESNAMWGLSLPIPFQQPLLAGAGGFFAPHVRAYMRRTGAPDTVGSLVAYKDRRNALKNPYAHIHDPGITLEKVQSAPMLWDPIRYSETCPSSDGACAMILTDRAGAGRSPHPPAWVHGGAMRSEPTLFAGKDFVSPQAGKDCAADVYRQAGISDPRREIDAVEMYVPFSWYEPMWLENLGFADEGEGWKLTEAGVTELDGDLPVNPSGGVLSTNPIGASGMIRFAEAALQVRGGAGEHQVDGARRALGHAYGGGAQFFSMWLVGAEPPTR
- a CDS encoding pyridoxal 5'-phosphate synthase — encoded protein: MTGLRKLLRDIEVFEGELPVFDPRTTPEDPAELFTQWLLHAMGAGVREPHAMTLSTAGADGNPTARTLILKDVTAQGWQFASDSGGVKGRDLAVRPFAALTFYWSPLARQVRVRGPVTAESAELSAADFRARGAAARAETLVGRRSSPLSDPAERDAAVRRSLERLEREPDLVPPDWTLHTVRPQSVEFWQGDPQRKHTRLNYRFQQGGWMRELLWP
- a CDS encoding ABATE domain-containing protein translates to MPDSSTPDSRTAGTRLALDLTLTIRHDGQGGVADDLDSPAGLTRWVRERPDLLARVRAPAGWTANGADLAAVRSLRDAARALFARAVRPGDPSPADAARLIPVETALGRLNGAAAAVPAVPRLEWPRGGEPVAHDHPAGGSAADALPAALARAVIGFLAGPGRADLRACHAPRCVRYFVKEHPRQEWCKPSCGNRARVARHHERHRTP